The Phoenix dactylifera cultivar Barhee BC4 chromosome 12, palm_55x_up_171113_PBpolish2nd_filt_p, whole genome shotgun sequence genome has a window encoding:
- the LOC103715511 gene encoding laccase-25-like, whose product MSIHWHGILQLLTAWADGPNMITQCPIRPGKSYTYKYTITGQEGTLWWHAHVSVLRATVYGALIILPREGPKAYPFPRPYKEFPILLGEWWNANVVDVENEALAAGLQPNISDAYTINGRLGDLYRCSNKHTYKLDVEYGKTYLLRIINAAVNNQLFFKMAGHSFTVVAVDAGYTVPYPTDVLVLAPGQTVDALMVANAPPSRYYMAARAYISTLPPPQTFDDTTTTGIVRYKSAMPSSARPAMPVMPDYTDTPTAHRFYTSLTGLLKPGLPTVPLHADEHMFVTSGLGVVPCKRDQPRCSRGALAASMNNVSFEFPTKMSLLEAHFKGAKGIYTTDFPDRPPLMFDFTNNNLSMNPALIFTNKATKLKKVKYNATVEMVLQNTALIGIENHPIHLHGFNFFVLAQGFGNFDWETAVKSYNLVHPQVRNTIAVPTGGWAVIRFVANNPGVWFMHCHLDVHLPWGLGMAFEVENGPTPDSTLPPPPPDFPQC is encoded by the exons ATGTCGATTCATTG GCATGGGATATTGCAGCTACTGACCGCATGGGCGGACGGGCCAAACATGATAACCCAATGCCCCATACGCCCTGGGAAGAGCTACACTTACAAGTACACCATCACAGGCCAAGAGGGCACCCTGTGGTGGCACGCCCACGTCTCGGTCCTCCGAGCCACGGTCTACGGCGCCCTCATCATTCTACCCAGAGAAGGCCCCAAAGCCTACCCCTTCCCCCGACCCTACAAGGAATTCCCCATTCTACTAG GCGAGTGGTGGAACGCCAACGTGGTGGACGTGGAAAATGAGGCTCTCGCCGCTGGTCTTCAACCCAATATATCCGACGCGTATACCATCAACGGGAGGCTCGGCGATCTCTACCGGTGTTCTAACAAAC ACACCTACAAGCTCGACGTGGAATATGGCAAGACCTACTTACTCCGAATCATCAACGCTGCAGTCAATAATCAGCTCTTCTTCAAGATGGCCGGGCACTCCTTCACCGTCGTCGCCGTGGACGCCGGCTACACCGTGCCCTACCCCACGGACGTGCTGGTCCTCGCACCTGGCCAGACTGTCGACGCCCTCATGGTGGCCAACGCCCCTCCCTCACGCTACTACATGGCTGCCCGTGCCTACATTAGCACTCTTCCGCCGCCGCAAACCTTCGACGACACCACCACCACGGGCATCGTCCGGTACAAGTCCGCCATGCCGTCATCGGCGCGTCCCGCGATGCCGGTCATGCCGGACTACACCGACACTCCGACCGCCCACCGGTTCTACACCAGCTTGACCGGTCTCCTCAAGCCGGGGTTGCCCACCGTCCCCCTCCACGCCGACGAGCACATGTTCGTCACCTCGGGCTTGGGCGTCGTCCCCTGCAAGCGGGACCAGCCGCGGTGCTCGAGAGGGGCGCTCGCCGCCAGCATGAACAACGTGTCCTTCGAATTCCCTACGAAAATGTCGTTGCTGGAGGCGCATTTTAAGGGCGCGAAGGGGATATACACGACGGACTTTCCCGACAGGCCACCATTGATGTTCGACTTCACAAACAATAACTTGAGCATGAATCCTGCTCTCATCTTTACGAACAAGGCTACGAAGTTGAAGAAGGTCAAGTACAACGCGACGGTGGAGATGGTGCTGCAGAACACGGCGTTGATCGGGATCGAGAATCACCCGATCCACCTCCATGGGTTCAACTTCTTCGTGTTGGCGCAGGGATTTGGGAACTTCGACTGGGAAACGGCGGTGAAGAGCTACAATCTGGTGCACCCGCAGGTGAGGAACACCATCGCGGTGCCTACCGGCGGATGGGCGGTCATCCGGTTTGTCGCAAATAATCCAG GTGTGTGGTTTATGCATTGCCACCTAGATGTCCACCTGCCATGGGGCTTGGGGATGGCTTTTGAGGTGGAGAACGGGCCAACCCCAGATTCAACCCTCCCTCCACCCCCACCTGACTTTCCGCAATGTTAA